From a single Porites lutea chromosome 10, jaPorLute2.1, whole genome shotgun sequence genomic region:
- the LOC140950475 gene encoding E3 SUMO-protein ligase RanBP2-like isoform X2: MNHWESWKRQLRHIEVVRLYCSVPVHPDRARAWADRGARLFPGHPDVFQLRIHLLESAEVVDCEALEDLISEELSKRPRDANLHIRLVKLYSVQGRLDEAFSHCVAVWKTKAFKDSLEWVACCVEIFEKYLAFLDKAIKGEIIGSSNAVLDVHSFLLIALCHFLELQLAEGNTREVINVLYRLDHCVFMAHKHKIRQTPGRSSGPTEWDVTLTEMKAQLYMHCGTLLIRLAKDEYVTWPRGLKLACACYLASVSISEPETKTPWVARAPKNKDPLKWFIMGCSRLSQVGHFLVATRDRHGGSWIETCHSDCCSQQGLEEILSTVYRDERDLAKSFLAVSDELSISPGLFIPDNEQLVSWDEVAVTENPRSLQNIIWVGLHWYQFNKEMRPGVGVMVKDIFPELRLDVPNIEKQIAPNMLCLRDIEAFVYAVVRTTSARVLEDKDILYEDYEPQLLPQPLCSPLSLPVQNEWWLAAYNLYTGKFSLKESGKIRRTVQLGIEKIRAVDERHGLHVQLLIYLGKSFGSKASFLKSSGENPWYFEEHWKSLEKWGMHYLRKALAILEKFEKDESMPYCDKPLFPDVFDTLQEHDVRAELQSVRLAIGGALMKEGKLFDAMEMFEQVKTPPGMYNLAQVGRKAVLDELVEIERLIKSGFPRPNAGQHRDTCRRTFLESRSSTNASDAQESDDNFWPPPDPNTKDFIATLSEVALNKGYFQEQMAIRDEAMSIRDETISSMQEEISMLKKQISLLQSSHYGYSSIAEPSYSSPGDQSKPIYESTPVATRQTPLSISTKPLTHPSMKGPLKIDSNFFAGLGSSNSPENRVKEPPEEVPSPTSPGRMRHDSSASYTEDIHFEPLIPLPEQIEVQTGEEDETTMFSSRAKLYRYDKDVSAWKERGIGTMKILHNSERGRSRILMRREGVHKVCANHVITADMKLEEKKATANCWIWSTLADFSEEVARAEQLAVKFKTPDEFLLFKEKFEECQEMPKKDVKSQAITAVTYNPSADLVTKFAPKPGSWSCSVCLLTNDVSTTVCVACGAQKLSEGSGTSTHQSPLKSGFNLPKESIASSSPQTSVFSSCHENSSSGSPFVFKQKDAGSLSSSPFTFVFSTASSFSTSTAASKSFSFGAPLAADSKKTAAQGDTLTATQVSEVSSGSPFTTYPLSTQPFVLSSFGVPAIDKSRPSPFNFGTVSSTESGPFSFSETQKAVDTTPVGSSVFGGGSPEQGGPAISFGSFGTGNSPIFDLDAPREGEGHVTPIVSNHTQLVQSQSQSSLPFSVSTGNSEIPEQKLFWQQPTGPFQFGQLETIPPLGGSTSWAQAGQLLFKPPASQLGALSPNVEFPNSELLRLLADAKKQQDSLDQEAQPKGYDFTPYLTSSYIVAKDYDDEGDDDSKEDDDSEGDDKHDAKQDDEDSTADSVSYTSTDPEYNDEDIETSMATAPKPSSSTTSQAQIITTPAKPVQILSSQVEKSTAAYLSTHVTGRRILTAKSPLKGSKKQDDDCILVYEVRSQMADREKAHRLFLPPNFFNYTKHESCPGCIGCRATPKKAANTINQEVKDIKQVSTSATSAVLTSTAASHVFGQSANFGQLTFSSFKAQGETAFSQSQTKTSHKPFQGAGQQLFAGPAEEVEEQDSDKLHFEPVIPLPEEIQVVTGEEGLEMMFSERAKLYRFDSSQWKERGIGEVKLLRHPTSGRGRILMRREQIKKLCANHNITAEMELKPNVGSDRSWVWYTSADYSEGEGKPEKLAIKFKTAETAGKFKQVFDELKEPLSSGHPPGKAPAEHQKATGCELYKQFLSNFAPTPGTWSCEVCYVENKAEDSACVACNSLQPNDGETEPPSKHGEETATANVSVVDSVEPKAFQNLNKEASTSFFQPPGEKGLHTSTLFTIGRGESSVDKDTRDDEIDLSPSKTSSPSKKGIITPQPSTQDSQDTLFTGLPFGTGAPCDFTFRMTVSPGSPPQKPRSPLSNNSPTSPVRGDDDGPYFEPLIPLPDKVECRTGEEGQEVLFCERCKLFRYDSGTSQWKERGVGDIKILLNPSSKRYRILMRREHVFKLCANHVITSEMQLKPFPNSARAWLWTTLADFSEETTTAETLAARFKSNDVANQFKEVFDKALQTLSCKSDSVACLSNAEDNPDQATEQKAEEDIAVVFEKIVTEDQKARAQKLELPCNFFGYEKETSVETISNQAELSASAEEQTTEIPEVTTSAPSIPSQSGFLFGSASVASLSFESVAASSLTASPFGKKTPDKSLGLKGAGSQLFATPKTEDDSDGVEADGNHTDGPHFEPIIPLPDKIDVKTGEEDEEVMFSHRAKLYRFVAEEKQWKERGIGDIRLLRNARSGKMRVLMRRDQVLKLCANHQITTDMSLQPNAGSDRSWVWSTHADFSEGECKAEQLAVRFKNEDIARRFKEKFEECQEMLKNQASLKPPLQKETVNTEGVKEDLFAKFKAEEGSWECDTCMVRNGSDKLVCAACTSPKPGIKDSQEKKSEGKPIFGSGTTSSGTGFTFGSGASSSGTGFSFGSGATPYGKGFVFGSTGTDGGAKPFFSFGSSNLTPSSSSETATTFGSMTQLETTIQEQASGDYIDVSQTDQQAPDVDNKQPGNGEKNNVLTADTGAGEGEKIEMTSFGESEAPPKNKSEESSEEKAFLFGSPSISAMSFQSVAASSIENSPFGQNAKTKSKGFAGAGSTLFASQSPGGETHEEEEQGGDHDGPHFEPIIALPEKIDVKTGEEDEEVMFSHRSKLYRFVAEEKQWKERGIGDIKLLRNVTSGKMRVLMRRDQVLKLCANHQITTDMSLQPNAGSDRSWVWSTHADFSEGECKAERLAVRFKNEDIAKQFKEKFEECQEMLKNQASLKPPLQKETVNTEGVKEDLFAKFKAEEGSWECDTCMVRNGSDKLVCAACTTPKPGAQTSQMPANGGTPSFSFGTAGAQSNSGFSFGSPASSVDAGSGFASASSQGFLFGSDSSSSGTGFVFGQQKADEKNSKPVFSFGLGSTGPFSFGSTQKEENTVVRDDDVGEGGNYSDDQASSDEGSNCGDDSSQTSEEGEVTVGGEGGEKRQEGVGAGLLGGWKPEEGSWECNTCLVRNKSEKLECVACASPKPGVDGSLEKTTEGKPLFGFGSGPSFSSAGFSFGRSTSSSGAGFSFGSGPTSTGAEFSFGFNGQSDGGESQKQRAPSSSNIPNVTFGYTNQSPQSSNTETALDSEEKPLSPLKPDETSLQSDGFFTPTDAVEKQETSDESSKPGEILEEVNSERKAALSTEDQASEDVQGDGESDTDKSLVEEKRGTDSQPEVGANSPAEDVQFDCGADSSESVVEPEGAVESSAKPQESVNVGVAKEMEKD; the protein is encoded by the exons gtCACTTCCTTGTTGCCACAAGAGACAGGCATGGTGGCTCGTGGATAGAAACCTGCCACTCAGACTGCTGTTCACAACAAGGTCTGGAAGAAATTCTTAGCACAGTTTACAGGGACGAGAGAGATTTGGCAAAG TCATTCCTGGCAGTCAGTGATGAGTTATCTATTAGTCCTGGGTTATTTATTCCTGATAATGAACAACTTGTTAGCTGGGATGAAG TGGCAGTGACTGAGAATCCTCGTAGCCTGCAAAACATAATCTGGGTTGGATTACACTGGTATCAGTTTAACAAAGAGATGAGACCGGGAG TTGGTGTTATGGTGAAAGACATATTCCCAGAACTGAGGCTGGATGTTCCAAACATAGAGAAACAAATTGCACCCAACATGTTGTGCTTGAGGGACATTGAG GCATTTGTTTATGCAGTGGTGAGGACTACATCAGCAAGAGTTCTAGAAGACAAAGACATTCTTTATGAAGACTATGAGCCGCAACTTCTTCCCCAGCCACTGTGCAGTCCTCTTAGTTTACCAGTTCAGAATGAGTGGTGGTTGGCTGCATATAACCTGTACACAGGAAAATTCAG CTTGAAAGAATCTGGTAAAATTCGCCGCACAGTGCAGCTTGGCATAGAGAAGATACGTGCTGTAGATGAAAGGCATGGTCTGCATGTTCAACTGCTTATTTACCTTGGAAAATCATTTGGATCTAAG gcatcGTTTTTGAAGAGTAGTGGTGAAAACCCTTGGTACTTTGAGGAGCATTGGAAG agTCTTGAAAAATGGGGTATGCATTACCTGCGTAAGGCCCTTGCCATTTTGGAAAAGTTCGAAAA GGATGAGAGTATGCCGTATTGTGATAAGCCCCTCTTTCCTGACGTGTTTGACACATTACAG GAGCATGATGTGAGAGCAGAGCTCCAATCAGTGCGCCTGGCCATCGGTGGAGCGTTGATGAAAGAGGGCAAGCTGTTCGACGCCATGGAAATGTTTGAGCAAGTCAAAACTCCCCCAGGAATGTACAATCTCGCACAG GTTGGACGAAAAGCTGTTCTAGATGAACTCGTCGAGATTGAGAGGCTCATAAAAAGCGGGTTCCCACGACCTAACGCAG GCCAGCATCGAGATACTTGCCGACGTACCTTTCTGGAAAGTCGGAGCTCCACCAATGCATCTGATGCCCAGGAATCTGATGATAACTTTTGG cCACCACCAGATCCAAATACAAAAGATTTTATTGCAACACTCAGTGAAGTTGCCTTGAACAAAGGCTATTTCCAGGAGCAGATGGCCATCAGGGATGAAGCGATGTCTATTAGAGATGAAACTATATCCAGTATGCAAGAAGAAATCAGCATGTTAAAG AAGCAGATAAGCTTGTTGCAGTCATCGCATTACGGCTACTCCAGTATCGCTGAACCCTCATATTCGAGCCCAGGGGATCAAAGTAAACCCATATATGAATCCACTCCCGTTGCTACAAGACAGACGCCTCTTTCAATAAGTACAAAGCCTCTCACTCACCCCAGCATGAAGGGACCTCTAAAAATCGATTCCAATTTCTTCGCTGGCTTAGGCAGCAGCAACAGCCCTGAGAATCGAGTGAAAGAGCCTCCAGAGGAGGTTCCTTCTCCCACGTCTCCTGGAAGAATGAGGCATGATTCCTCAGCTTCCTATACTGAAGATATCCATTTTGAACCCCTCATACCCCTTCCTGAACAAATTGAGGTCCAAACTGGAGAAGAAGATGAAACTACGATGTTCAGCAGCAGAGCCAAGTTGTATCGATACGACAAGGATGTTTCAGCCTGGAAAGAACGTGGCATTGGAACTATGAAGATCCTGCATAATTCTGAGAGGGGACGCAGTCGAATCTTGATGAGACGTGAAGGTGTTCACAAGGTTTGTGCCAATCACGTTATTACAGCCGATATGAAGTTAGAAGAAAAGAAAGCCACAGCCAACTGTTGGATATGGAGCACTTTGGCAGATTTCTCAGAAGAGGTTGCAAGGGCAGAGCAGTTAGCTGTCAAATTCAAGACACCAGATGAATTCTTGCTTTTTAAGGAAAAGTTCGAGGAGTGTCAGGAGATGCCAAAGAAAGATGTCAAGAGCCAAGCAATAACAGCCGTTACATACAATCCAAGTGCTGACCTTGTGACTAAGTTTGCTCCAAAGCCGGGTTCATGGTCTTGCTCTGTTTGCTTGTTGACAAACGACGTGAGCACAACTGTCTGTGTGGCGTGTGGAGCTCAAAAGCTGTCAGAAGGATCTGGAACGTCTACTCATCAGTCACCACTGAAGTCTGGATTTAACTTACCAAAAGAGTCCATTGCTAGCAGTTCACCACAGACAAGCGTGTTTTCAAGCTGCCACGAAAATTCTTCTTCAGGAAGCCCTTTTGTATTTAAACAAAAGGATGCGGGATCCCTGAGCAGCTCTCCATTTACCTTTGTCTTTTCTACAGCATCCTCCTTCAGTACATCTACAGCAGcatcaaagtcattttcattTGGAGCCCCACTCGCTGCAGATAGTAAAAAAACGGCAGCACAAGGAGACACCTTGACAGCCACTCAAGTGTCTGAGGTATCCTCTGGATCTCCCTTTACTACCTACCCGTTATCAACGCAACCTTTTGTTCTATCATCTTTTGGTGTTCCTGCCATAGACAAGTCGAGGCCATCCCCATTTAACTTTGGAACCGTGTCTTCAACCGAATCCGGCCCCTTCTCCTTCTCAGAAACACAAAAAGCTGTAGACACTACACCTGTCGGGTCATCTGTGTTCGGTGGTGGTTCCCCAGAACAAGGTGGTCCGGCCATTTCATTTGGTTCTTTTGGCACAGGTAACTCTCCTATTTTTGACCTCGACGCTCCAAGAGAGGGAGAAGGTCATGTCACTCCGATTGTGTCTAACCACACACAACTTGTGCAGAGTCAGTCTCAGTCTTCGCTTCCATTTAGTGTATCAACTGGCAATTCAGAAATTCCTGAGCAGAAACTGTTTTGGCAGCAACCAACTGGACCATTTCAGTTTGGACAATTGGAGACCATCCCACCTCTGGGTGGAAGCACATCTTGGGCCCAAGCTGGTCAACTCCTCTTCAAGCCACCCGCTTCTCAACTTGGTGCATTAAGTCCTAATGTTGAATTTCCAAACAGTGAGTTACTTCGACTTCTTGCTGATGCAAAGAAACAGCAGGATTCTTTGGACCAGGAAGCACAGCCTAAAGGCTATGACTTCACTCCATACCTGACTTCGTCCTATATAGTAGCTAAAGATTACGATGATGAGGGTGATGATGACAGCAAGGAAGATGACGACAGCGAGGGGGACGACAAACATGACGCGAAACAAGACGATGAAGATTCTACGGCAGATAGTGTTAGTTACACCTCAACAGACCCCGAGTATAACGATGAGGATATTGAAACTTCAATGGCAACTGCACCAAAGCCATCATCTTCAACAACTAGTCAAGCCCAAATTATAACAACCCCAGCAAAGCCTGTTCAAATCCTTTCCTCGCAAGTAGAGAAGTCGACAGCAGCTTATCTTTCAACTCATGTTACTGGAAGACGTATTTTGACAGCCAAAAGTCCTCTAAAAGGATCTAAAAAGCAAGATGATGACTGTATTCTTGTTTATGAAGTCCGTTCCCAAATGGCAGATCGTGAAAAGGCCCACCGCCTTTTTCTTCCGCCTAATTTCTTCAATTATACCAAGCACGAATCTTGCCCTGGGTGCATTGGTTGTCGTGCTACACCAAAAAAGGCAGCCAATACCATTAATCAGGAGGTTAAGGACATAAAACAGGTCAGTACATCTGCTACTTCAGCGGTTTTGACAAGCACTGCGGCGAGTCATGTATTTGGACAGTCAGCTAACTTTGGCCAACTGACGTTTTCATCGTTTAAAGCTCAAGGTGAAACTGCATTTTCTCAGTCACAAACGAAGACAAGCCATAAACCGTTTCAAGGAGCAGGCCAGCAGCTTTTCGCTGGACCTGCTGAAGAGGTCGAGGAACAAGATAGCGATAAGTTGCATTTCGAACCAGTTATTCCTCTGCCTGAAGAAATCCAAGTTGTCACAGGAGAAGAAGGTCTGGAGATGATGTTTTCCGAGAGGGCAAAGCTGTATCGGTTCGACTCGTCGCAGTGGAAAGAAAGGGGGATTGGAGAAGTGAAGCTATTACGTCATCCAACTTCAGGGCGAGGAAGAATTCTCATGAGGCGAGAGCAAATCAAGAAATTGTGTGCTAATCATAACATTACTGCTGAAATGGAGCTCAAACCGAATGTTGGATCAGATCGTTCTTGGGTCTGGTATACTTCTGCGGATTATTCTGAAGGTGAGGGAAAGCCGGAAAAACTAGCCATCAAGTTTAAGACTGCGGAAACGGCTGGAAAGTTTAAACAGGTGTTTGATGAACTGAAAGAGCCACTTTCGTCAGGTCATCCCCCGGGAAAGGCGCCTGCTGAACATCAAAAGGCGACAGGTTGCGAACTTTATAAacagtttctttcaaattttgctcCTACACCTGGCACATGGTCTTGTGAGGTGTGCTACGTTGAAAATAAGGCTGAGGATTCGGCATGCGTGGCATGTAACTCCCTACAACCAAACGACGGAGAAACAGAACCACCTTCCAAACATGGAGAAGAAACAGCTACAGCAAATGTGTCTGTTGTTGACTCGGTGGAACCTAAAGCATTCCAAAACTTGAATAAAGAAGCTTCGACTTCTTTCTTCCAGCCTCCAGGAGAGAAGGGCCTACATACTTCAACGCTTTTCACCATTGGGCGAGGAGAATCAAGTGTAGATAAAGATACCAGAGATGATGAGATTGACCTGTCTCCAAGTAAGACGTCTTCTCCGAGCAAGAAGGGTATAATAACACCACAACCCTCAACCCAAGATTCCCAAGATACTCTGTTTACAGGTCTTCCGTTTGGCACAGGTGCTCCATGCGACTTTACATTTAGGATGACAGTTTCGCCTGGATCTCCGCCACAAAAGCCCAGATCCCCATTGTCAAACAATTCTCCAACGAGTCCTGTTCGTGGGGACGATGATGGACCATATTTCGAGCCACTCATACCACTCCCTGACAAAGTTGAATGCCGCACAGGGGAGGAGGGCCAGGAGGTACTGTTCTGTGAACGTTGTAAACTGTTTCGATACGACAGTGGCACGTCTCAGTGGAAAGAACGAGGAGTTGGTGACATCAAAATACTTCTTAACCCAAGTTCTAAAAGGTATCGAATCCTAATGAGACGTGAGCACGTGTTCAAACTTTGTGCAAATCATGTAATAACTTCAGAAATGCAACTCAAACCGTTTCCAAACTCCGCGAGAGCTTGGTTGTGGACAACGCTTGCTGACTTCTCAGAGGAAACAACTACAGCGGAAACTCTGGCTGCAAGGTTTAAATCAAACGATGTTGCTAATCAGTTTAAGGAAGTATTTGACAAAGCTCTCCAGACTCTTTCATGTAAAAGTGACTCTGTGGCGTGTTTGTCAAATGCAGAGGATAATCCGGACCAAGCAACTGAACAGAAAGCTGAGGAGGACATTGCAGTAGTGTTCGAGAAAATAGTTACAGAAGATCAAAAAGCGAGGGCACAGAAGTTGGAGCTGCCCTGCAACTTCTTTGGATATGAGAAGGAAACATCTGTGGAGACCATCTCTAATCAGGCTGAATTATCAGCAAG TGCCGAAGAACAGACGACAGAAATCCCAGAAGTGACAACATCGGCACCAAGCATACCAAGCCAATCAGGTTTTCTGTTTGGTTCTGCCAGTGTCGCTTCATTGTCCTTTGAGTCTGTAGCCGCTTCTTCTTTAACTGCCAGCCCATTTGGCAAGAAGACGCCTGACAAGTCTCTAGGGTTAAAAGGTGCTGGGTCCCAATTGTTTGCCACCCCTAAAACGGAGGATGATAGCGACGGAGTTGAAGCAGACGGTAATCACACTGATGGACCACATTTTGAGCCCATTATACCTCTTCCAGATAAGATTGACGTAAAAACTGGAGAAGAAGACGAGGAGGTTATGTTTTCACATCGAGCTAAGTTGTATCGCTTTGTCGCAGAGGAGAAGCAGTGGAAAGAGCGAGGCATTGGAGATATCAGATTGTTGAGAAATGCAAGATCTGGAAAAATGCGAGTGCTGATGCGGCGGGATCAGGTGTTGAAACTGTGTGCGAATCATCAGATAACCACTGACATGAGTTTACAACCAAATGCAGGTTCAGACCGATCATGGGTTTGGAGTACACATGCAGACTTCTCTGAGGGGGAATGCAAAGCAGAGCAACTAGCTGTCAGGTTTAAGAACGAAGACATTGCCAGGAGATTCAAAGAAAAGTTTGAAGAATGCCAGGAAATGCTGAAGAACCAGGCATCATTGAAACCGCCACTCCAAAAGGAGACTGTCAATACAGAGGGCGTGAAAGAAGATCTTTTTGCGAAGTTTAAAGCTGAAGAAGGATCATGGGAGTGTGATACCTGTATGGTGAGAAACGGCAGTGATAAGTTAGTATGTGCAGCGTGCACGAGCCCGAAACCAGGGATAAAGGATAGTCAGGAGAAAAAGTCAGAAGGAAAGCCAATTTTTGGATCTGGAACCACGTCGTCTGGGACAGGTTTTACATTTGGATCAGGTGCATCATCTTCTGGTACAGGGTTTTCATTTGGATCAGGTGCAACTCCCTATGGAAAAGGATTTGTATTTGGTTCCACTGGAACAGATGGAGGTGCAAAACCGTTTTTCTCCTTTGGATCATCGAACCTGACTCCAAGTTCAAGCTCAGAAACTGCAACCACATTTGGTTCAATGACGCAACTAGAAACGACTATTCAAGAGCAAGCTTCTGGAGACTACATCGATGTTTCTCAGACGGATCAGCAAGCACCTGATGTAGACAATAAGCAGCCGGGAAATGGAGAGAAGAATAATGTGCTTACTGCTGACACGGGTGCTGGAGAGGGCGAAAAGATTGAGATGACATCATTTGGAGAAAG TGAGGCtcccccaaaaaacaaaagtgaaGAGTCGAGTGAGgaaaaagcatttctctttGGGTCTCCAAGTATCTCTGCAATGTCCTTTCAGTCAGTAGCTGCTTCTTCGATCGAAAACAGCCCATTTGGACAGAACGCAAAAACAAAATCCAAGGGGTTTGCTGGAGCTGGATCGACGCTTTTTGCTTCTCAGTCTCCTGGAGGGGAGACACACGAAGAGGAAGAACAAGGGGGTGATCATGATGGACCACACTTTGAACCAATCATTGCTCTACCAGAGAAAATTGACGTAAAAACAGGGGAAGAAGACGAGGAGGTCATGTTTTCTCACCGATCCAAGTTATATCGCTTTGTAGCAGAGGAGAAACAGTGGAAAGAGCGCGGCATTGGAGATATCAAGTTGTTGAGAAATGTAACATCGGGAAAAATGCGAGTGCTGATGCGGCGGGATCAGGTGTTGAAACTGTGTGCGAATCATCAGATAACCACTGACATGAGTTTACAGCCAAACGCAGGTTCAGATAGATCGTGGGTTTGGAGTACACATGCAGACTTTTCTGAGGGGGAATGCAAAGCAGAGCGACTAGCTGTCAGGTTTAAGAACGAAGACATTGCCAAGCAATTCAAAGAAAAGTTTGAAGAATGCCAGGAAATGCTTAAGAACCAGGCATCATTGAAGCCGCCACTCCAAAAGGAGACTGTCAATACCGAGGGCGTGAAAGAAGATCTTTTTGCGAAGTTTAAAGCTGAAGAAGGATCATGGGAGTGTGATACCTGTATGGTGAGAAACGGCAGTGATAAGTTAGTGTGTGCAGCGTGCACAACCCCAAAACCTGGAGCTCAAACATCACAAATGCCAGCCAATGGAGGGACACCTTCTTTTTCGTTTGGGACAGCTGGTGCTCAATCGAATTCAGGATTTTCTTTTGGATCTCCTGCATCTAGTGTTGATGCTGGAAGTGGATTTGCTTCAGCTTCTAGTCAAGGATTTTTATTTGGCTCAGATTCTTCATCTTCTGGAACTGGTTTCGTATTTGGTCAGCAAAAGGCAGATGAAAAAAACAGTAAACCGGTTTTCTCCTTTGGCTTAGGCTCCACTGGGCCATTCAGTTTTGGCTCCACGCAGAAAGAAGAGAATACTGTAGTAAGGGATGATGATGTTGGCGAAGGTGGTAATTACTCAGATGATCAAGCATCCAGTGATGAAGGCAGTAATTGCGGAGATGACTCTTCACAGACTTCAGAGGAAGGTGAGGTTACTGTTGGTGGGGAAGGAGGAGAAAAAAGGCAGGAAGGCGTCGGTGCGGGTCTTCTGGGAGGATGGAAACCCGAAGAGGGATCCTGGGAGTGTAATACCTGTTTGGTGAGAAACAAAAGTGAGAAGTTGGAATGTGTAGCGTGCGCAAGTCCAAAGCCTGGTGTTGACGGAAGCCTTGAGAAAACGACAGAAGGAAAGCCATTGTTTGGATTTGGTTCAGGTCCGTCGTTTTCCAGTGCAGGGTTTTCGTTTGGAAGAAGTACCTCCTCCTCTGGTGCTGGATTTTCTTTTGGATCTGGCCCAACATCGACTGGCGCAGAGTTTTCCTTTGGATTTAATGGACAAAGTGATGGTGGTGAATCCCAGAAACAAAGGGCACCTTCAAGCTCGAACATTCCTAATGTTACTTTTGGGTACACGAATCAATCACCGCAGTCGTCAAATACAGAGACAGCGCTTGATAGTGAAGAGAAGCCTCTATCTCCTTTGAAACCTGATGAAACATCGCTTCAGAGCGATGGGTTTTTTACACCGACAGATGCTGTAGAAAAGCAAGAAACCTCTGATGAAAGCTCGAAACCTGGTGAAATTTTAGAAGAAGTCAACTCCGAGCGAAAGGCTGCCCTCAGCACCGAGGACCAGGCTTCTGAAGATGTTCAAGGTGATGGTGAGTCAGATACAGACAAATCACTAGTCGAGGAAAAGCGTGGCACTGATTCACAACCCGAAGTTGGTGCAAATTCGCCTGCTGAAGATGTTCAATTTGACTGTGGTGCGGACAGCAGTGAATCTGTAGTCGAACCGGAAGGTGCTGTTGAATCATCAGCTAAGCCCCAAGAAAGTGTCAATGTTGGCGTGGCTAAGGAAATGGAGAAGGACTGA